Proteins from one Pseudomonas bijieensis genomic window:
- a CDS encoding sulfotransferase domain-containing protein, giving the protein MYDCVLILGPCRSGTTFLFNALASSHYIGIFQPLKHILRCEHMKVDPKISLRDFVGKRLVLKEAFGPYLASEATYDPVEILANNLSLKKILLITILRNPVDCLSSWIASFKVTPDEAAIRLSQAYDNTVRMHTKYLQEMDSVSLILEDEADCRNKINLIRKAMGSVSLPDQYDQYIKPNDPPGFQVSGLLKKALSSQEYKAEHIEKRTFSFDKKKLKVAVSHYENLHNLKPRLSGNACV; this is encoded by the coding sequence ATGTATGATTGCGTGCTGATTCTTGGCCCCTGCAGAAGTGGCACCACATTCCTCTTTAACGCACTCGCATCCTCTCACTACATAGGAATCTTCCAACCGTTAAAACACATTTTAAGATGTGAACACATGAAAGTTGATCCAAAAATTTCACTTAGAGATTTTGTTGGCAAACGGCTGGTGCTAAAGGAGGCCTTTGGCCCATACCTTGCTTCGGAGGCAACCTATGATCCAGTAGAAATTTTGGCGAATAACCTCAGCCTAAAGAAAATTCTGCTGATCACTATTCTTCGCAACCCTGTCGACTGTTTGTCCTCATGGATTGCTTCTTTTAAAGTTACTCCGGATGAGGCAGCAATACGCCTCTCGCAAGCCTATGACAACACAGTGCGAATGCATACAAAATATCTTCAGGAAATGGATTCGGTTTCTTTAATCCTGGAAGATGAAGCAGACTGCCGTAATAAAATAAATTTAATCAGAAAGGCCATGGGCAGCGTGTCCCTCCCGGATCAGTACGACCAATACATAAAACCGAACGATCCACCTGGTTTTCAAGTATCCGGACTGCTCAAAAAAGCGCTTAGTAGCCAGGAATACAAGGCTGAACACATAGAAAAGAGAACATTTTCTTTCGACAAAAAAAAGCTGAAGGTTGCCGTGTCGCATTATGAAAACCTACATAACCTGAAGCCCAGGTTATCTGGCAATGCTTGCGTTTAG
- a CDS encoding response regulator transcription factor, whose translation MPFDLHSLAWHRSIGKLIMQLNRPEFWSSLVRTLNEYVQIDNWVVLIFSSQHVQVVSLPEVADAEEIDAFTHRYVKGLYLLDPFYIANRENPQSGFFHLLDIAPEYFLETEYYHQYFAQYISMDEAQYNVQLDPDRTLCISIGSKARFSQEQITMLDIIKPWVTALMHQRMGFEIDEEKTLTEPPLWPETVNQLGTQITARESDVLRLLLSGFSNKEIAGKLSLSAETIKVHRRNIYAKLNIKSQSELFARFFMPKQNIPATN comes from the coding sequence ATGCCGTTTGACCTCCACAGCCTGGCTTGGCATCGATCGATTGGAAAGCTGATCATGCAACTGAACCGTCCGGAATTCTGGAGCTCGCTGGTCCGCACATTAAATGAATATGTCCAGATCGATAATTGGGTTGTATTGATTTTCAGTAGTCAACACGTGCAGGTCGTCAGTCTTCCCGAGGTAGCCGATGCGGAAGAGATTGATGCATTCACTCATCGCTATGTGAAAGGGCTTTATCTGCTGGATCCATTTTATATAGCCAACCGAGAGAACCCACAGAGCGGCTTCTTTCATCTATTGGATATTGCACCGGAGTATTTTCTGGAGACCGAGTATTATCATCAGTATTTTGCACAATACATCTCCATGGATGAAGCACAGTACAATGTCCAGCTCGACCCCGATAGGACGTTATGCATTTCCATCGGCAGCAAAGCCCGCTTTAGCCAAGAACAAATAACCATGCTCGACATTATCAAGCCATGGGTGACTGCATTGATGCATCAGCGCATGGGTTTTGAAATTGACGAAGAAAAAACTCTGACTGAGCCGCCTTTGTGGCCAGAAACGGTCAACCAGCTTGGCACACAAATAACAGCACGCGAAAGTGACGTACTCCGCTTATTACTCAGCGGCTTCTCCAATAAAGAAATAGCCGGAAAGCTCTCCCTCTCGGCGGAAACCATAAAAGTTCACCGCCGCAACATTTACGCAAAATTGAATATCAAGTCGCAATCTGAGCTGTTTGCTCGATTTTTCATGCCAAAACAGAATATTCCCGCTACAAATTGA
- a CDS encoding polyamine ABC transporter substrate-binding protein, with the protein MRKSHLRTIFSATLLCVGISTSVAAVEPGMYLYNWFGLLAPETPKEFEQETGTSVHMDAFDSAEIMQSKVMAGRTGYDVVVATSNVLPSLIQAGVLQPLDRNQLSNFSHIDPDILSQLAVNDPGNRYAVPYLWGTTGIGYDIDKVKAALGDDAPVNSWDLIFKEENISKLQSCGVAMLDSPSEIISIALNYLGLPSNSKNPQDYQKAQALLLKIRPYVLYFDSSRIDADLADGNICVVVGWANGALAAQAINEKANTGRKITYSLPREGALSWSENLVLLKDAPHPKEGLAFINYMLRPEIIAKTSNHTLYPNANKDAAEFVEQKLRDNPWIYPDRKTIATLIPLEPLPLKLERIRTRIWTKVKSGV; encoded by the coding sequence ATGAGAAAGTCACATTTGCGAACCATTTTTTCGGCCACGCTTCTCTGCGTAGGGATAAGTACATCAGTGGCGGCTGTAGAGCCTGGGATGTATCTGTATAACTGGTTCGGGTTGCTCGCGCCGGAGACGCCAAAGGAGTTTGAGCAGGAAACTGGCACGAGCGTGCACATGGATGCGTTCGACAGCGCAGAAATCATGCAGAGCAAAGTCATGGCTGGGCGCACGGGATACGACGTGGTCGTGGCGACCTCCAATGTGTTGCCAAGCCTGATCCAGGCAGGAGTCCTTCAGCCTTTGGATCGTAATCAGCTGAGTAACTTTTCACATATCGACCCTGATATCTTGTCCCAACTCGCGGTCAATGATCCTGGTAATCGCTATGCTGTGCCCTATTTATGGGGTACTACCGGCATTGGCTATGACATTGACAAAGTCAAAGCGGCATTGGGTGATGATGCTCCGGTGAATAGCTGGGATCTGATCTTCAAAGAGGAAAACATCAGCAAGCTTCAGTCGTGTGGTGTGGCAATGCTTGATTCTCCCAGTGAGATCATTTCGATTGCTTTGAATTATCTGGGACTTCCTAGCAACAGCAAGAATCCGCAGGATTACCAAAAAGCTCAAGCCCTGCTGTTGAAAATCCGCCCCTACGTCCTCTATTTCGATTCGTCCAGAATCGACGCCGACCTGGCTGACGGCAATATTTGTGTCGTTGTGGGATGGGCCAATGGTGCCCTTGCTGCACAGGCCATCAACGAAAAGGCCAACACGGGGCGCAAGATTACCTACAGTCTTCCTCGCGAAGGCGCGCTGTCCTGGTCGGAGAATCTGGTACTGCTAAAAGATGCGCCCCATCCCAAGGAGGGGTTGGCGTTCATTAATTATATGTTGCGACCGGAAATTATCGCCAAGACCTCAAACCACACGCTGTACCCTAACGCCAATAAAGATGCCGCTGAATTTGTCGAGCAGAAGCTGCGAGATAATCCTTGGATTTATCCAGATAGAAAGACGATCGCTACACTCATTCCTCTTGAGCCACTGCCATTGAAACTGGAGCGAATCCGCACGCGGATCTGGACCAAAGTGAAGAGTGGTGTGTGA
- the tssI gene encoding type VI secretion system tip protein TssI/VgrG, whose translation MFSPVNQTYFSLTIDGFEHDFQVLAFTGEEAISRPYLFNVEFVSERSDLDLENLFDKEAFLTLDAKGSGIHGRIYHIAQSGHRQHSTCYSLALVPHLSYLRHRISHRIYQQFSVPKIVALILEEHGIVGDAYRFHLKATYPERGDCTQYDETDLHFIQRLCEEEGIHFHFQHSAQGHVLVFGDDQAVFPRIGQPTAYRQERDRMSSEPLIKRINLRLGQLTSRISQRNYDIEQQLDVEEDGRLERFTGHEHGKQIRLRAMERRHAAYRQAEGQSDQARLASGHVLELSGHPRQEWNALWLLTKVIHEGRQPQVMNEDVASGNTANEDDVHQGYRNRFIVLPWNVSYRPSLAHKKPRMPSNQTAVVIALEDEEIQNDRLFARIKVKFPWDREDRFDDKSRCWLKRGSDWSCEIGPPRTGMEVMVTFLENDPDQPLVSGCLCCR comes from the coding sequence ATGTTCAGCCCAGTCAATCAAACGTATTTCAGTTTGACAATCGACGGTTTCGAGCACGACTTTCAAGTGCTCGCATTCACTGGAGAAGAGGCGATCAGCAGGCCTTATCTCTTCAACGTGGAGTTTGTTAGCGAACGGTCTGACCTGGATCTCGAAAATCTCTTCGACAAAGAAGCTTTTCTGACGTTAGACGCGAAGGGTAGCGGCATTCATGGACGAATCTATCACATCGCTCAAAGCGGTCATCGCCAGCATTCGACATGTTACAGCCTAGCGCTAGTACCGCACCTGTCCTACTTGCGCCACCGCATCAGCCACAGGATCTATCAACAGTTCTCGGTGCCGAAAATCGTTGCCTTGATATTGGAGGAACACGGCATCGTGGGCGACGCCTATCGGTTTCATCTGAAGGCAACCTACCCGGAGCGTGGCGACTGCACCCAGTACGACGAAACGGATTTGCACTTTATTCAACGCTTGTGCGAAGAAGAAGGTATCCACTTTCACTTCCAGCACAGCGCTCAAGGTCATGTGTTGGTTTTTGGTGACGATCAGGCGGTTTTTCCCAGGATCGGACAGCCCACCGCCTATCGGCAAGAGCGCGACAGGATGTCCAGCGAGCCATTGATCAAGCGCATCAACCTGCGTCTGGGACAGCTCACCAGTCGTATCTCGCAGCGCAACTATGATATCGAGCAACAGCTGGACGTTGAAGAAGATGGCAGGCTGGAGCGTTTCACAGGTCATGAGCACGGCAAACAGATACGTCTTCGTGCTATGGAGCGTCGCCATGCAGCTTATCGTCAAGCCGAAGGGCAGAGTGACCAGGCTCGGTTAGCCAGCGGCCATGTGCTGGAACTCTCAGGCCATCCACGCCAGGAGTGGAACGCCCTATGGCTACTGACTAAGGTCATTCACGAAGGCCGGCAACCACAAGTAATGAATGAGGACGTCGCCAGTGGCAACACTGCGAACGAAGATGACGTCCATCAGGGTTACCGCAATCGCTTTATCGTTCTTCCATGGAATGTTTCCTATCGTCCGTCGTTGGCCCACAAAAAACCTCGGATGCCAAGTAACCAGACCGCTGTAGTCATCGCTCTGGAGGACGAAGAGATCCAGAATGATCGGCTCTTCGCAAGGATCAAGGTCAAGTTCCCCTGGGACCGCGAGGATAGATTTGACGACAAGAGCCGTTGTTGGCTGAAGAGGGGCTCCGACTGGAGTTGTGAGATTGGGCCGCCCCGGACGGGTATGGAGGTAATGGTCACATTTCTTGAAAACGACCCCGATCAGCCGCTGGTCAGTGGGTGCTTGTGTTGTCGTTAA
- a CDS encoding AraC family transcriptional regulator, with translation MPTDQFALSSDLINELLRGMRLRGVEYRRIQAGPTFGLGFAAKPGHAWFHFLAVGNAVLQMEDGTTYALTAGNAIFIAHGAAHQLLSHTDVPVQDIDRLDGAPLGDAVSAVDTGTDASPTPTTVLFSGCMEFELGSIHGLGRLMPGLMLIDAGGQRYPGLVPILTTMEREVSAARIGFAGILARLADVVAAMVVRGWVECACGNASGLVAALRDPRLANALLALHQQPGRDWTVAQLAEQCNTSRSVFADRFQMTIGMAPLRYVTELRMRLASQWLTLERLPIEEVAQRLGYTSQAAFSRAFKRITGKTPGLSRQSRQSAVS, from the coding sequence ATGCCTACAGATCAGTTTGCTCTCTCCTCGGATCTCATCAATGAGCTGTTGCGCGGCATGCGCCTGCGTGGCGTCGAGTACCGGCGTATCCAAGCCGGTCCAACCTTCGGCCTGGGCTTCGCAGCCAAACCGGGGCATGCCTGGTTCCACTTTCTGGCGGTCGGCAATGCGGTGCTGCAGATGGAAGACGGGACAACGTATGCGCTGACTGCCGGCAACGCCATCTTCATCGCCCATGGCGCGGCCCATCAGTTGCTTTCCCATACGGACGTGCCTGTTCAGGACATCGACCGTCTAGACGGCGCCCCCCTTGGTGATGCCGTCAGCGCGGTGGATACCGGAACCGATGCCAGCCCCACGCCGACCACCGTTCTGTTCAGTGGCTGCATGGAGTTTGAACTGGGCAGTATCCATGGCCTTGGCCGGCTGATGCCGGGCCTGATGCTGATTGATGCCGGTGGCCAGCGTTACCCCGGGCTGGTGCCTATCCTGACCACCATGGAGCGCGAGGTCAGCGCCGCACGTATCGGCTTCGCCGGCATCCTCGCGCGGTTGGCCGACGTGGTGGCCGCCATGGTCGTTCGCGGTTGGGTGGAGTGCGCCTGCGGCAATGCCTCTGGCCTGGTCGCCGCATTGCGCGATCCACGCTTGGCAAATGCACTTCTGGCACTGCATCAACAACCGGGGCGCGATTGGACCGTTGCTCAGCTGGCGGAGCAATGCAACACCTCGCGCTCGGTCTTCGCCGACCGTTTCCAAATGACGATTGGCATGGCCCCGCTACGCTACGTCACCGAATTGCGGATGCGGCTTGCGAGCCAGTGGCTGACGCTCGAAAGACTACCGATTGAAGAGGTGGCGCAGCGCTTGGGCTATACCTCTCAGGCCGCTTTCAGCCGCGCATTCAAGCGCATTACCGGCAAGACGCCTGGATTGAGTCGTCAGTCGAGGCAGTCCGCTGTTTCCTGA
- a CDS encoding MFS transporter, giving the protein MTDCVCNAVSDSRPGVGLDVEPATPAWMAVFSLAMGVFGLLTAEYLPASLLTPMATDLGVSEALAGQAVTVTAVVALFAGLLVPGLTRGIDRRWVLLGFSTLMIVSNLLVAVSSSLAVLLVMRILLGIALGGFWSMAAAVAMRLVPGALLPRALSIIFSGIAVGTVVAVPLGSYLGGLYGWRSAFFAAAAVGVVTLAFQSFTLPRLAPRTPARLRTVLEVLQRPGIAMGMFGCVLVHSGHFAMFTYVRPFLEGTTGIGPQGLSLMLLGFGVANFVGTLLAGWLLERRPLATLVLMPALVGVAALALVLLPASVPGQAVLLAIWGLAFGGVPVAWSNWVASAIPDQAESAGGMVVASVQSAIATGAAAGGAMFSLGGSAGVFVAAAVLMLLAALLIALRVRVPSIRGSAQARPALHL; this is encoded by the coding sequence ATGACTGACTGTGTTTGTAATGCCGTATCCGACAGCCGTCCCGGCGTCGGGCTGGATGTGGAACCTGCAACCCCCGCGTGGATGGCAGTCTTCTCGTTGGCTATGGGGGTGTTCGGATTGCTGACCGCTGAGTACCTTCCGGCCAGCCTGTTGACGCCGATGGCTACCGATCTGGGTGTGTCCGAAGCGCTGGCTGGCCAGGCGGTAACGGTGACAGCAGTGGTGGCACTGTTCGCTGGCCTGCTGGTGCCAGGCCTGACCCGCGGTATCGACCGTCGCTGGGTGCTGCTGGGTTTTTCCACGTTGATGATCGTATCCAATCTTTTGGTCGCCGTTTCCTCCAGTCTCGCGGTGCTACTGGTGATGCGTATCTTGCTGGGTATTGCCCTTGGCGGGTTCTGGAGCATGGCGGCAGCGGTGGCGATGCGCTTGGTACCGGGGGCTTTGTTGCCCCGAGCGCTGTCGATCATTTTCAGTGGCATTGCCGTCGGGACGGTGGTTGCGGTCCCGCTGGGCAGTTACCTGGGTGGGCTATATGGCTGGCGCAGCGCGTTCTTTGCCGCGGCGGCGGTAGGTGTGGTGACCCTGGCTTTCCAGTCGTTCACGCTGCCACGCCTTGCGCCGCGCACACCGGCACGCCTGCGCACCGTACTCGAGGTGTTGCAGCGCCCGGGTATCGCCATGGGTATGTTCGGTTGTGTGCTGGTGCACAGCGGCCACTTCGCGATGTTCACCTATGTTCGGCCATTCCTCGAGGGCACTACCGGCATTGGCCCGCAAGGGCTGTCGCTGATGCTGCTGGGTTTCGGTGTGGCGAACTTCGTCGGCACGTTGTTGGCCGGGTGGCTGCTTGAGCGTCGTCCACTGGCCACGCTGGTGTTGATGCCCGCGCTGGTGGGCGTTGCAGCGCTGGCGTTGGTGCTGTTGCCGGCCTCGGTGCCGGGGCAGGCGGTACTGCTGGCGATCTGGGGTCTGGCCTTTGGTGGTGTGCCAGTGGCGTGGTCGAACTGGGTCGCCAGCGCAATACCCGATCAGGCGGAAAGCGCCGGGGGCATGGTGGTGGCGTCTGTGCAGTCGGCCATCGCAACAGGCGCCGCCGCTGGCGGTGCGATGTTCAGCCTCGGTGGCAGCGCAGGCGTATTCGTAGCGGCGGCCGTGCTGATGCTGCTGGCCGCGTTGCTGATTGCGTTGCGTGTGCGAGTCCCTTCTATCCGTGGCAGTGCCCAGGCCAGGCCGGCGCTGCACCTTTGA
- a CDS encoding winged helix-turn-helix transcriptional regulator, whose translation MNDNHGCASSILKGRRPIMALLDLLGQKWALRVLWELRDGAMSSRALRSAAGDISPTVLQSRINELRDAGIVERVDSGYSLTPLGLELSEAFMPLYRFAGKWADCLERELDSF comes from the coding sequence ATGAATGATAACCACGGCTGCGCTTCATCAATACTCAAGGGACGCCGGCCAATCATGGCGCTCCTGGACTTACTCGGACAAAAATGGGCGCTAAGGGTCCTTTGGGAACTGCGTGATGGCGCCATGAGTTCCAGGGCTTTAAGAAGTGCGGCGGGAGACATCTCTCCCACCGTGTTGCAAAGCAGAATCAATGAGCTGCGCGATGCGGGCATTGTCGAGAGAGTCGACAGCGGCTACAGCCTCACACCACTTGGCTTGGAGCTATCGGAGGCATTCATGCCCCTCTATCGGTTTGCGGGCAAATGGGCAGACTGCCTGGAGCGGGAACTCGATTCATTTTGA
- a CDS encoding carboxymuconolactone decarboxylase family protein has protein sequence MSRIKALNEPYPDEVRADFDKIMGVGVPPLVLFSTVACSDRAWRKFKGGSLLDGSLLKLRQRELVINRVCARTECEYEWGVHVMAFAQAAGLTREEVAGTLEYPLRPGLWREEEAALLIAIDALHDRAALSDEEFLALRKHFDDDQILEILMLAGFYRTVSYIANGLLLPLEQNAANFSEYRKGRPAEH, from the coding sequence ATGTCACGAATCAAAGCACTCAATGAACCCTACCCAGACGAAGTCAGGGCGGATTTCGACAAGATAATGGGAGTAGGGGTACCGCCTCTCGTTCTATTCTCGACCGTTGCATGCAGTGATCGCGCGTGGCGAAAATTCAAGGGAGGTTCGCTGCTCGATGGCTCTCTGCTGAAGCTTCGCCAGAGAGAACTCGTCATCAATAGGGTTTGTGCTCGCACGGAGTGTGAATACGAATGGGGGGTGCATGTGATGGCCTTCGCACAGGCCGCCGGGCTTACCAGAGAAGAGGTCGCCGGCACATTGGAATATCCCCTTCGCCCAGGGCTGTGGCGCGAGGAAGAGGCCGCTCTGCTGATCGCGATCGATGCGCTTCATGACCGAGCAGCGTTGAGCGATGAAGAGTTCTTGGCCCTCAGAAAGCATTTCGACGACGATCAGATCCTGGAAATTCTAATGCTCGCGGGCTTTTACCGTACGGTCTCCTACATTGCGAATGGCCTTTTATTGCCGCTGGAGCAAAATGCTGCGAACTTCAGTGAATATCGGAAAGGGAGGCCAGCCGAACATTGA
- a CDS encoding dihydrofolate reductase family protein — MPTAHVFIATSLDGFIARPDGDIDWLLQRDDPSEDHGYSDFIADKDVIVMGRGSYEKVRTFDTWFYDRPVVVVSEQLADSPVPEVLRGKLRFSSLAPKDLMTELASQGVQRVYVDGGQVVQSFLRDGLVTDMVITTVPVLIGSGRPLFGGLGRDVDLQLVSSRSFPSGLVQSTYRLVP, encoded by the coding sequence TTGCCCACCGCCCACGTTTTCATCGCCACCAGCCTGGATGGCTTCATCGCCCGGCCCGACGGCGACATCGACTGGCTTCTACAGCGCGACGATCCATCCGAAGACCACGGCTATTCAGACTTCATCGCCGACAAGGACGTCATCGTGATGGGGCGTGGGAGCTATGAGAAGGTACGGACCTTCGACACCTGGTTCTACGACCGGCCCGTGGTGGTGGTGTCTGAGCAGTTAGCCGATTCGCCAGTGCCCGAGGTGTTGAGGGGCAAGCTGCGTTTCTCCAGCCTGGCACCCAAGGATTTGATGACGGAGCTGGCAAGCCAAGGCGTGCAGCGCGTCTATGTGGATGGCGGACAGGTGGTGCAGTCGTTCCTGCGCGATGGCTTGGTCACCGATATGGTGATCACCACCGTTCCCGTGTTGATCGGCTCGGGGCGGCCGTTGTTCGGGGGGCTTGGGCGGGATGTGGATTTGCAACTCGTATCCAGCCGCAGCTTTCCTTCGGGGCTGGTGCAGTCCACCTACCGATTGGTCCCATGA
- a CDS encoding S8/S53 family peptidase, whose product MLLRFAALATLFTFNAGTATAAPEPLRLENLKRCGDLLETQHQDWCLTVRGLGDGTPQLNLGAKTIPADAVQREGENLRLRLDGANYQSGPLWLQDGPRASNAAWLTLRNSHVLAAGPDEVAKNMDGLTTYVDLVSVLIEEDRDGRQEAERLAQKYGAKVVGSISPLNLYQLRLPAKDLVQRDALVLRLGSETSVDAVVIEESSAEETEQAATHPEEPKKPALDSDEWAANRFLDAVNYYQRRIPGRQPPIQPQPVRIGLIERDVDFDTTDFADNVGACSPPRTCVYARDADKSDNHGTTVAGILAARWDDSGNTGFLRGLDKASGGFEVIVERNSDAGITANIAASVNLVEDGVRVLNWSWGIHRVGAKDIKGDDVDSLLRSGIAMGGYEELLEEFFLWLRKEHPDVIVVNSAGNGSSFSGSDEYRLPSSFITEQLLVVGGHQRSERTDVGVDDPAYAVKRSSSNIDMRVDITAAACAHASTTSAGQDSAVHCGTSYATPMVAGLLAAMLSINPQLQPEQLRMLLRRSAMTIGDNHDFEQMDAEDLTAPILPSERRYQLNDKDVGRSARLDMQKALDLAVQSRDRVR is encoded by the coding sequence ATGCTCCTACGATTCGCTGCCCTCGCCACGTTGTTCACGTTCAATGCCGGCACAGCGACCGCTGCGCCTGAACCCCTGCGGCTGGAAAACCTGAAACGCTGCGGCGACCTGCTGGAAACCCAGCACCAAGACTGGTGCCTGACCGTACGCGGGCTGGGAGACGGAACGCCGCAATTGAACCTGGGCGCCAAGACGATACCCGCAGATGCGGTCCAGCGTGAAGGGGAAAACCTGCGCTTGCGCCTGGACGGCGCCAATTACCAGAGCGGCCCACTCTGGCTGCAGGACGGCCCGCGCGCCAGCAATGCCGCCTGGCTGACCCTGCGCAACAGTCACGTGCTGGCTGCCGGGCCGGACGAAGTGGCGAAGAACATGGACGGCCTGACCACTTACGTCGACCTGGTCAGCGTGCTGATCGAGGAAGACCGTGATGGCCGCCAGGAAGCCGAGCGCCTGGCCCAGAAGTACGGGGCAAAAGTGGTCGGCAGCATCTCGCCCCTGAATCTGTATCAGCTGCGCCTGCCGGCCAAGGACCTGGTGCAGCGCGACGCCCTGGTGCTGCGCCTGGGCAGCGAGACCAGCGTGGATGCTGTGGTGATCGAGGAGTCCTCGGCCGAAGAAACCGAGCAGGCCGCAACTCATCCAGAAGAACCGAAGAAACCGGCCCTGGACTCCGACGAATGGGCCGCAAATCGCTTTCTCGACGCGGTGAACTATTACCAACGCCGTATCCCCGGGCGACAACCACCCATCCAACCGCAGCCGGTGCGCATCGGCCTGATCGAGCGCGATGTGGATTTCGACACGACGGATTTCGCAGACAACGTCGGCGCCTGCTCGCCCCCGCGCACCTGTGTCTACGCACGCGATGCAGACAAGTCGGACAACCACGGCACGACCGTCGCTGGCATCCTCGCCGCGCGTTGGGACGACAGCGGCAACACCGGTTTCCTCCGCGGCCTGGACAAGGCCAGTGGTGGTTTCGAGGTCATCGTCGAACGCAATTCCGATGCCGGGATCACCGCCAATATCGCCGCCTCGGTCAACCTCGTGGAAGACGGCGTGCGCGTGCTGAACTGGAGCTGGGGCATCCACCGCGTCGGCGCCAAAGACATCAAGGGCGATGACGTCGACTCGCTGCTGCGCTCGGGCATCGCCATGGGTGGTTACGAGGAGCTACTGGAGGAGTTTTTCCTCTGGCTGCGCAAGGAACATCCTGACGTGATCGTGGTGAACTCCGCCGGCAATGGATCTTCGTTCTCGGGCAGCGATGAATACCGCCTGCCCTCCTCCTTCATCACCGAACAATTGCTGGTGGTCGGCGGGCACCAGCGCAGCGAGCGCACTGATGTCGGCGTCGACGACCCGGCCTATGCGGTCAAACGCAGCTCCTCGAACATCGACATGCGCGTCGACATCACCGCCGCCGCTTGCGCCCACGCCTCGACGACCAGCGCCGGCCAGGACAGCGCAGTGCATTGCGGCACCTCCTACGCCACCCCCATGGTCGCGGGCCTGCTGGCGGCGATGCTGTCCATCAACCCGCAACTGCAACCCGAACAACTGCGCATGTTGCTACGCCGCAGCGCCATGACCATCGGCGACAACCACGACTTCGAACAGATGGACGCCGAAGACCTCACCGCGCCCATCCTGCCGTCGGAGCGTCGCTACCAGCTAAACGACAAAGACGTCGGCCGCTCGGCACGGTTGGATATGCAAAAGGCCCTGGACCTGGCGGTGCAAAGCCGCGACCGTGTACGCTGA
- the arsH gene encoding arsenical resistance protein ArsH, translating to MTESSSENPNDFPNLDLSLFDAPTSEKLAKGAEPQHKPRILLLYGSTRERSFSQLLTREAARLLELMGAEIAIFDPSGLPLPDDAPVDHPKVQELRDLVMWSEGQVWCSPERHGSMSAVFKAQIDWIPLALGAIRPSQGKTLAVMQVCGGSQSFNTVNQLRVLGRWMRMVTIPNQSSVPKAFLEFDEAGRMKPSSYYDRVVDVMEELMKFTLLVRGRENYLVDRYSERKESAEALSKRVNQRSI from the coding sequence ATGACCGAGTCCTCCAGCGAAAACCCGAATGACTTTCCAAATCTTGACCTGTCGCTCTTCGATGCACCCACATCGGAAAAGCTCGCAAAGGGCGCAGAGCCACAGCACAAACCGCGCATACTTTTACTGTACGGATCAACCCGCGAGCGCTCCTTCAGCCAATTGCTGACCCGCGAAGCGGCACGCCTGTTGGAGCTCATGGGCGCCGAAATCGCAATCTTCGATCCCTCCGGGCTGCCGCTGCCGGACGATGCCCCCGTCGATCACCCCAAGGTGCAGGAACTGCGCGACCTGGTGATGTGGTCGGAAGGCCAGGTCTGGTGCTCGCCAGAACGCCATGGTTCGATGTCGGCGGTGTTCAAGGCGCAGATCGACTGGATCCCGCTCGCCCTGGGTGCGATTCGCCCTTCGCAAGGCAAGACCTTGGCGGTGATGCAGGTGTGCGGCGGCTCGCAATCCTTCAACACGGTGAACCAACTTCGGGTGCTGGGTCGCTGGATGCGCATGGTCACGATCCCCAATCAATCTTCCGTGCCCAAAGCCTTCCTTGAGTTCGACGAAGCCGGGCGCATGAAGCCATCGTCCTATTACGACCGGGTTGTCGATGTCATGGAGGAACTGATGAAGTTCACCTTGCTGGTGCGCGGCCGAGAAAACTATTTGGTCGACCGCTACTCCGAGCGCAAGGAAAGCGCCGAAGCGCTCTCCAAGCGGGTTAACCAGAGGTCTATCTAG
- a CDS encoding DUF2986 domain-containing protein yields MNRRKKINQLLKANAKKASAKLAPKSKNQYISKADRLKLAAEASDAPITPAES; encoded by the coding sequence ATGAATCGCCGCAAGAAAATAAACCAGTTATTGAAGGCTAACGCCAAAAAGGCCAGTGCCAAGCTGGCGCCCAAAAGCAAGAATCAATACATCAGCAAAGCCGACCGACTGAAACTGGCGGCTGAAGCCAGTGATGCGCCCATCACGCCCGCGGAAAGCTGA